The following are encoded in a window of Patescibacteria group bacterium genomic DNA:
- a CDS encoding IPT/TIG domain-containing protein, which yields MKIRIKKLLFFICLLAAIFTVADFVLAATGPEVGLNYAEGTGLSAANDPRVIAANIIRIFLGFLGIIAVGLIIYAGWLWMTAAGEADKIEKAKKILIGAVIGLVICLASFAIASFVLNRLLNATGGDGTTNTGGGGVVPPGGGGLPGEGDPCLTDLQDMSCAFGRCATGFNCSSIDCICRRITQPLEGESCDVDANLPDCQAGDCANNLVCSSSDNCTCIKTPLIAWVSPIDASSTPNGAVGNFITIGGGYFGTTTGQVIFMGDPNNPADDKIAGFPNQVNPLCSSFWQDNQIIAVVPAGAVSGPIKVIDSRNYYDTTDNNRGAHINDFSVNNIHRPGICLVDPASGGLADAFNVQGTAFNLSPHSVFFGSSASPIAANDIANWTNTSVDATVPNIRDGRNSVFVQTNNINSNDLIFTIINNADTNPAIDYIEPDNGPAGQYITIYGRNFKIYNAQKSSVKFYLPADQSNKINADIDFPEPCRNNWWHNTYIVVKVPEVNNLGDYKVEVTNSDDKVSLPADFTINDEALNPGLCLLNPNNGPVGWPVTANGERFGANQGSGRAQYFNNKDASITSWTDQKVDNNVPIDSVNGPFRIINNQGYLSNPLPFRVGKCSANSECELGEECCGGGTYWSGICRAAGTCAQGAPGGCGFGWTFSTVAGDCLIGQEKCDIPNAPPGSPVTFNCCAPNQCNHLTGQCDSCPPNQPDQCSGDLECCSTGGCRDLDNDGYDECTDGEACSSYGLSQCSSSYFCPNSPGKCSTYAGGEISQTGTCDHSCNNFNVCQTNLCIYRSAIDKCVKKAQSNRPFFVRLQTCALPKVVNYTLSGVPATATADCLAYNNQNRWIIEISTSCPAGWTSISGGRCVENNTTCSACATGFKCLKETAAAVNGVCAVEQSLCPVGSVCGNDDKCVKNDDASCECCCRIGHDSEDCCSPLKCEGECGSDITANTNTYGHCSGCASAGTTQAEHNEACNCSGTSGKFCLIDTANPSGICQDCAQISDAAVCSGLGAGACCVDAEKNNACRGGEAPYAAGLPAYNYCAYYECNTGSCSNTAVASSSSPNYKTLTECNNKCRPVAQFGNTCFSSATTTQSCDINKCVGFACINENGDGPAAPNCGTCCCDPLAAPDSCRTLNPLLTCKPNQEPCSGDKRGLCCGCSRDNECGDANAVGCGYDTCCHARPSVIETMPAGGAIDVCRNSLIKATFDQPMQISTFNGNIIVAGEYGSDQCPANTKYLTAAYKPSLLARLTSWLAGLPILNKIFINQAQALTGNFCAVSGLAGGYVTADEKTVLEFKLQKVLEANRKYYVIIKGDSDIADAMNNGVLSQAGIGLKSTNEETFNGVNFKGKIWSFTAKPNTAANNGICLVNYVNINPSGYLFTTAINDSADDNSANAAYDTIRDGDKVFRATAYYAANQPIMPIENVYNWRWDWTIDDKSVVKFKNGENALDDNPAQTLVAQNVKEANTLLHAKTTITQDEISKLSTVGQFKEKEAEIYVFLCSNPWPPFKADGSWEPWRDASVNCTVTAGGCSDANFELYYCRDTEGAGTIDDLPPILSDTTVIRGSSAEQNILKEFYFFREDTPDIASGLATTTNDAIKQGGKAGLTWQAIAVPPDQIFDKYLIYYGVKSGSYSQSISAALPGTAANPAIVGNLTNGVKYYFAVTAKYKSGAESSYSNETTAVPADVWAPQTPQGLAGTATTTKATLSWTANTDDTAIYKIYYGAESGSLGAAVNLEKNKCSAATGQCEITISNLTAGVTYYFAVSALDLKANESNKSAEINLTIL from the coding sequence ATGAAAATTAGAATAAAAAAATTATTATTTTTTATCTGTTTACTTGCAGCTATCTTTACTGTGGCTGATTTCGTTTTGGCCGCTACCGGGCCGGAAGTCGGCTTAAACTACGCCGAAGGCACGGGCTTAAGCGCGGCTAACGACCCGCGCGTTATCGCGGCCAATATAATTAGAATATTTTTGGGTTTTTTAGGCATTATCGCCGTGGGCTTGATAATTTACGCTGGCTGGCTATGGATGACGGCCGCGGGCGAAGCGGATAAAATTGAAAAAGCCAAGAAAATATTAATCGGCGCGGTTATCGGCTTGGTGATTTGCTTAGCTTCGTTCGCTATCGCCAGCTTTGTTTTAAATCGTTTATTAAATGCTACCGGCGGAGACGGCACGACTAACACTGGCGGCGGAGGCGTAGTGCCTCCGGGCGGCGGCGGTTTGCCGGGAGAAGGGGATCCTTGCTTAACTGATTTGCAAGATATGAGTTGCGCGTTCGGCCGATGCGCCACGGGTTTTAATTGTTCAAGCATTGATTGTATCTGCAGAAGGATTACCCAGCCTTTAGAAGGCGAGAGCTGCGACGTTGATGCTAATCTGCCCGACTGCCAAGCCGGCGACTGCGCCAATAATTTAGTTTGTTCGTCCAGTGATAATTGCACTTGCATTAAAACGCCCTTAATCGCCTGGGTGAGCCCGATTGACGCTTCTTCAACGCCTAACGGCGCGGTTGGTAATTTTATTACCATCGGCGGCGGATATTTCGGCACCACGACCGGACAAGTAATTTTTATGGGCGATCCTAATAATCCTGCTGACGATAAAATTGCCGGTTTTCCCAATCAAGTTAATCCATTATGTTCTAGTTTCTGGCAAGATAACCAAATTATCGCCGTGGTGCCCGCTGGAGCGGTTAGCGGGCCGATTAAAGTAATTGACAGCAGAAATTATTATGACACCACGGATAATAACCGCGGCGCGCATATTAATGATTTTTCAGTCAATAATATTCACCGTCCGGGCATCTGCTTAGTTGATCCGGCGAGCGGCGGTCTGGCTGACGCTTTTAACGTGCAAGGCACGGCTTTTAACCTTTCCCCTCATTCGGTTTTTTTCGGCAGTAGCGCCAGTCCGATAGCGGCCAATGATATTGCCAACTGGACCAATACTTCGGTTGACGCCACCGTGCCTAATATCAGAGACGGCAGGAATTCGGTCTTTGTCCAAACAAACAACATTAATTCCAATGATCTTATTTTTACCATAATAAATAACGCGGATACCAATCCGGCCATTGATTATATTGAGCCGGATAATGGCCCGGCCGGCCAGTACATAACCATTTATGGCCGTAATTTTAAAATATATAACGCGCAAAAAAGTTCGGTGAAATTTTATTTACCGGCCGATCAAAGCAATAAAATTAACGCGGACATTGATTTTCCCGAGCCTTGCCGTAATAATTGGTGGCATAATACTTATATCGTGGTTAAAGTGCCGGAAGTAAATAATTTAGGCGATTATAAAGTTGAAGTTACTAATTCTGACGATAAAGTAAGTTTGCCGGCCGATTTTACCATTAATGACGAGGCGCTTAATCCCGGCCTTTGTCTGTTAAACCCGAATAACGGTCCGGTCGGCTGGCCGGTAACCGCTAACGGCGAAAGATTCGGCGCTAATCAGGGAAGCGGCCGCGCCCAGTATTTTAATAATAAGGACGCGTCCATAACAAGTTGGACCGATCAGAAAGTTGATAATAACGTGCCGATTGATTCGGTTAATGGTCCGTTTAGAATAATTAATAATCAAGGCTATCTTAGCAATCCTTTGCCATTTCGCGTGGGCAAGTGTTCGGCTAATTCCGAATGCGAATTAGGCGAAGAATGCTGCGGCGGTGGAACTTACTGGTCAGGCATCTGCCGCGCGGCCGGCACTTGCGCCCAGGGAGCGCCCGGAGGCTGCGGTTTTGGCTGGACGTTTTCCACCGTGGCCGGAGATTGTTTAATCGGCCAAGAAAAATGTGATATACCTAATGCTCCGCCGGGCAGTCCGGTTACCTTTAACTGCTGCGCCCCCAACCAATGCAATCACCTTACCGGCCAATGCGATAGCTGTCCGCCCAATCAGCCGGATCAATGTAGCGGTGATTTAGAGTGCTGTTCAACCGGCGGCTGCCGAGATTTGGATAATGACGGCTATGATGAATGCACTGACGGCGAAGCTTGCTCAAGCTACGGCTTAAGCCAATGCTCTTCAAGCTATTTCTGCCCGAATTCGCCGGGAAAATGTTCAACTTACGCCGGCGGTGAAATCAGTCAAACCGGTACTTGCGACCATAGCTGTAATAATTTTAATGTTTGCCAAACTAATTTATGTATCTATCGGTCGGCGATTGATAAGTGCGTTAAAAAGGCTCAATCTAATCGCCCCTTCTTCGTTAGGCTCCAAACCTGCGCTCTGCCTAAAGTTGTTAATTATACGCTTAGCGGAGTTCCGGCCACTGCCACGGCTGATTGTCTGGCTTATAATAATCAAAATAGATGGATTATAGAAATTAGCACTTCTTGCCCGGCCGGCTGGACCAGTATTTCCGGCGGCCGCTGCGTGGAAAATAATACGACTTGTTCGGCTTGCGCTACGGGTTTTAAATGCCTTAAAGAAACGGCCGCCGCGGTTAATGGCGTTTGCGCGGTTGAGCAGAGCCTGTGCCCGGTCGGTTCGGTTTGCGGCAATGATGATAAATGTGTGAAGAATGATGACGCCAGCTGCGAATGCTGCTGCCGCATCGGCCATGACAGCGAGGATTGCTGCTCGCCTTTAAAGTGCGAAGGCGAATGCGGCAGCGACATAACCGCCAATACCAACACTTATGGCCATTGCTCCGGCTGCGCCAGCGCGGGTACGACTCAAGCCGAGCATAACGAGGCCTGCAATTGTTCGGGAACCAGCGGCAAATTCTGTTTAATTGATACGGCTAATCCGTCCGGCATTTGCCAAGACTGCGCCCAGATCAGCGACGCGGCGGTTTGCAGCGGCCTGGGCGCGGGCGCCTGCTGTGTTGACGCGGAAAAGAATAATGCTTGCCGCGGCGGCGAAGCGCCGTATGCCGCCGGCCTGCCGGCCTATAATTACTGCGCTTATTATGAATGCAATACCGGCAGCTGTTCTAATACGGCCGTGGCTTCTTCCAGCTCGCCGAATTATAAGACTTTAACTGAATGTAATAATAAATGCCGGCCAGTAGCTCAATTCGGCAATACTTGTTTTAGTAGCGCCACCACAACGCAGAGCTGCGATATTAATAAATGCGTCGGCTTTGCTTGTATCAATGAAAACGGCGACGGGCCGGCGGCTCCGAATTGCGGCACTTGCTGCTGCGATCCTTTGGCCGCGCCGGATAGCTGTAGAACTTTAAACCCTCTTTTAACTTGTAAACCTAACCAAGAGCCTTGTTCGGGCGATAAGCGCGGGTTATGCTGCGGCTGTTCCAGAGACAATGAATGCGGCGATGCTAACGCGGTTGGCTGCGGCTATGATACTTGCTGTCATGCCAGGCCGAGCGTGATTGAGACTATGCCGGCTGGCGGCGCCATTGATGTTTGCCGCAACAGCCTGATAAAAGCCACTTTTGATCAGCCCATGCAAATAAGCACTTTTAACGGCAATATTATCGTGGCCGGAGAATATGGCTCTGACCAATGCCCGGCCAATACTAAATATCTAACCGCGGCTTATAAACCGAGCTTGCTGGCCAGATTAACCAGCTGGCTGGCTGGCCTGCCGATATTAAATAAGATTTTCATTAATCAAGCCCAGGCTTTAACCGGAAATTTTTGCGCTGTCTCCGGGCTGGCTGGCGGCTATGTTACGGCTGATGAAAAAACCGTGCTGGAATTTAAACTGCAAAAAGTTTTAGAGGCCAATAGAAAATATTATGTTATAATCAAAGGCGACTCTGATATTGCCGACGCTATGAATAATGGAGTTTTAAGCCAGGCGGGCATAGGCTTGAAATCAACTAATGAAGAAACTTTCAACGGCGTTAATTTTAAAGGAAAAATTTGGTCGTTTACCGCTAAGCCTAATACCGCGGCCAATAACGGAATTTGCTTAGTTAATTATGTTAATATTAATCCGTCAGGCTATTTATTTACCACGGCAATTAACGATTCGGCCGATGATAATTCGGCTAATGCCGCTTATGATACCATAAGAGACGGCGATAAAGTTTTCCGCGCTACGGCATATTACGCGGCCAATCAGCCGATCATGCCGATTGAAAATGTTTATAATTGGCGCTGGGATTGGACTATAGACGATAAATCGGTGGTGAAGTTTAAAAATGGGGAAAACGCGCTTGACGATAATCCGGCTCAAACGCTGGTGGCGCAAAACGTTAAAGAAGCCAATACTTTGCTTCATGCCAAAACCACTATTACGCAGGATGAAATCAGTAAATTATCAACCGTCGGGCAGTTTAAAGAAAAAGAGGCTGAAATTTATGTCTTTTTATGTTCTAATCCTTGGCCGCCTTTTAAAGCTGATGGTAGCTGGGAGCCGTGGCGCGATGCGTCTGTTAACTGCACTGTCACGGCCGGCGGTTGTTCTGACGCTAATTTTGAATTATATTATTGCCGCGATACGGAAGGAGCCGGCACCATAGATGATTTACCGCCTATTTTAAGCGATACGACCGTAATCCGCGGTTCATCAGCCGAGCAAAATATTTTAAAAGAGTTTTATTTCTTTAGAGAAGACACGCCGGACATTGCTTCAGGCCTAGCCACGACGACTAATGACGCGATTAAGCAGGGCGGCAAGGCCGGCTTGACTTGGCAGGCTATCGCCGTACCGCCCGATCAAATTTTTGATAAATATTTAATTTATTATGGCGTTAAATCCGGCAGTTACAGCCAATCAATTTCCGCCGCTTTGCCGGGCACGGCCGCCAATCCGGCGATAGTCGGCAATTTAACCAATGGGGTAAAATATTATTTCGCGGTTACGGCTAAATATAAGAGCGGAGCCGAGAGCAGTTATTCCAACGAGACTACGGCGGTTCCGGCCGATGTTTGGGCGCCGCAAACTCCGCAAGGCTTAGCCGGTACGGCTACTACCACTAAAGCCACTTTAAGCTGGACGGCCAATACGGACGATACGGCGATTTATAAAATTTATTACGGCGCCGAGAGCGGTTCTTTGGGCGCGGCGGTTAATTTGGAAAAAAATAAATGTTCGGCCGCTACCGGGCAATGTGAGATTACCATCAGTAATTTAACCGCCGGAGTTACTTATTATTTCGCGGTTAGCGCTTTAGACCTTAAAGCCAACGAAAGCAACAAATCCGCGGAAATTAATTTAACAATATTATAA
- a CDS encoding signal peptidase I: MNSKLLKNFNWLKLEIGLGIILEIVFIVYFSLPIIFGAPAPILLIKSESMLPVIAKGDIVVIKSIAQGEDLNNQIIAFYDPSRGRIIVHRVIGEQDGCFITKGDNSQGIDFFNPCKDYILGKAILYYNLYLL, encoded by the coding sequence ATGAACAGCAAATTATTAAAGAATTTTAACTGGCTTAAGCTGGAGATTGGCTTGGGGATTATTTTAGAAATAGTCTTTATCGTTTATTTTTCCTTGCCGATAATTTTTGGCGCCCCGGCTCCGATTTTACTGATTAAATCAGAATCAATGCTGCCGGTAATAGCCAAAGGAGATATCGTTGTTATTAAATCAATAGCTCAAGGCGAAGATTTAAATAATCAGATTATAGCTTTTTACGATCCTTCCCGGGGCCGGATAATCGTTCATCGGGTTATTGGCGAACAAGACGGCTGTTTTATCACCAAAGGGGATAATTCGCAAGGCATAGACTTCTTTAATCCTTGCAAAGATTATATTTTAGGCAAAGCGATTTTATATTATAATCTGTATTTATTGTGA
- a CDS encoding GIY-YIG nuclease family protein produces the protein MYNTTKKAHIYYVYILASKRNGTLYIGVTKDLFNRSFQHKLKQNPQSFTAKYLSPEGDKIDKLIYFEEYQYIQDAILREKQLKKWNRQWKINLIEKDNPTWYDLFLDML, from the coding sequence ATGTATAATACAACTAAGAAAGCCCATATTTATTATGTTTATATACTGGCGAGCAAAAGAAACGGCACATTATATATCGGAGTAACCAAAGATTTATTCAATAGAAGTTTTCAACATAAATTAAAACAAAATCCTCAAAGTTTCACGGCTAAATATTTATCCCCGGAGGGGGATAAAATTGATAAATTAATATATTTTGAAGAATATCAATATATTCAAGACGCTATATTAAGAGAAAAACAATTGAAAAAATGGAATCGGCAATGGAAAATAAATTTAATAGAAAAAGACAACCCAACCTGGTACGATTTATTTCTTGATATGCTATAA
- the ftsZ gene encoding cell division protein FtsZ: MAEVKPVVETFAKIKVIGVGGSGGSAVNRMIDSGIRGVEFIAVNTDVQALHYNKASKKIHIGKTITRGLGAGMNPELGKRSAEEAQNEIRDMLKDADMVFVTCGLGGGTGTGASPSIAEIARDLGALTVAVVTKPFAFEGAQRKNIAERGLSELADKVDTIITIPNDKLLQVIDKKTSLLDAFMVVDEVLRQGVQGISELITVPGLINVDFADVKAVMANAGSALMGIGQASGENKAIEAAKAAISSPLLEMSIEGARGILFTIVGGPNLSMHEVNEAAKVITSSVDEDAKIIFGAVIDEKYKDEIKITVVATGFDGRRVGVSEVISSDRIYTPNPYITAEEDKENKEQMTKKKSKISPLKQAQSEPAQKKSAEAEEEDELGIPAFIRKKMM; this comes from the coding sequence ATGGCTGAAGTAAAACCAGTCGTGGAAACATTTGCTAAAATAAAAGTCATCGGCGTCGGCGGTTCGGGCGGCAGCGCGGTTAACCGCATGATTGATTCCGGCATCAGAGGAGTTGAGTTTATCGCGGTTAATACCGATGTTCAGGCTCTTCATTATAATAAAGCTTCAAAAAAAATACATATCGGGAAAACCATAACTCGCGGCTTAGGCGCGGGCATGAATCCGGAATTGGGCAAGCGTTCGGCCGAAGAAGCGCAAAATGAAATTCGCGACATGCTAAAAGACGCGGATATGGTTTTTGTCACTTGCGGGCTGGGCGGCGGAACCGGTACGGGAGCTTCGCCTTCTATTGCCGAGATCGCCCGAGACTTAGGCGCTTTAACCGTAGCGGTCGTAACTAAGCCGTTTGCTTTTGAAGGCGCGCAAAGAAAAAATATCGCCGAGCGCGGCTTATCCGAGCTGGCCGATAAAGTGGATACCATAATTACCATTCCTAATGATAAGCTTTTACAGGTGATTGATAAAAAAACTTCGCTCTTGGACGCTTTTATGGTGGTTGACGAAGTACTGCGCCAGGGCGTTCAGGGCATTTCCGAATTAATCACCGTTCCCGGTTTAATCAACGTTGATTTCGCGGACGTTAAAGCGGTTATGGCTAACGCCGGCTCGGCCTTAATGGGCATCGGGCAGGCTTCGGGCGAGAATAAAGCCATTGAAGCGGCTAAGGCGGCTATTAGTTCGCCGCTTCTAGAGATGTCCATAGAAGGCGCGCGCGGCATATTATTCACGATCGTCGGCGGACCGAATTTATCCATGCATGAAGTTAACGAGGCGGCTAAAGTAATTACTTCTTCGGTTGACGAAGACGCAAAAATTATTTTCGGCGCCGTAATTGATGAAAAATATAAAGATGAAATTAAAATAACCGTGGTGGCGACCGGTTTTGACGGCCGCCGCGTCGGCGTTAGCGAAGTTATTTCTTCGGATAGAATTTATACGCCTAATCCTTATATTACCGCGGAAGAGGATAAAGAAAATAAAGAGCAGATGACTAAAAAGAAAAGCAAGATTTCTCCTTTAAAGCAGGCGCAATCGGAGCCGGCGCAGAAAAAGAGCGCCGAGGCCGAAGAAGAAGACGAACTCGGCATTCCGGCGTTTATTCGGAAGAAGATGATGTAA
- the ftsA gene encoding cell division protein FtsA codes for MKENIIAGLDIGSTSVRLVVGQRKANESGEQLQILGAVTVSAQGINRGAVNSIEDATSAISSCLEKAERLIGVPVTNVWVGINGPNLKCEKSQGVVAVGRSDNEITEDDVNRAVEAAQALSVPPNYEILHVIPVKFSVDNQADIKDPIGMTGVRLEVETLIIQGLSSQIKNLTKAIYRTSLEIEDLVLSPLAAAEVVIGAKQKELGAALINIGSSTTSLAVFEEGELLHAAVIPIGSEHITADVAIGLRCPINLAERIKLEYGSAKSDKFTKKDEVDASDLAKEENISEDSMVISKKYVAEIIEARVEEIFEKIDNELKKIDRSGMLPAGVFLIGGGAKLNDLVEVAKNKLRLPACLGSNQNISLAIDKVNDVNYLTALGLVAWGNQLTKRKKTSRISWPTGGAAGKGLEQVKEWFKSLIP; via the coding sequence ATGAAAGAAAATATTATTGCCGGCTTGGATATCGGCTCAACGTCAGTCAGGCTGGTAGTCGGCCAAAGAAAGGCCAATGAGTCAGGCGAACAATTGCAAATTTTAGGCGCGGTTACCGTGTCGGCCCAAGGCATAAACCGGGGCGCGGTTAACAGCATTGAAGACGCGACTTCGGCGATTTCGTCCTGCCTGGAAAAAGCCGAAAGATTAATCGGCGTGCCGGTTACCAATGTCTGGGTAGGCATAAACGGCCCGAATTTAAAATGCGAAAAAAGCCAGGGCGTGGTCGCGGTCGGCCGGAGCGATAATGAAATAACCGAGGATGACGTTAACCGGGCGGTGGAAGCCGCCCAGGCTTTATCCGTGCCGCCGAATTATGAAATCCTTCATGTCATACCGGTTAAATTTTCCGTGGATAACCAGGCAGACATAAAAGATCCGATCGGCATGACCGGCGTCAGGCTGGAAGTTGAAACTTTAATTATTCAGGGGCTAAGCAGCCAGATAAAAAATTTAACCAAAGCGATTTACCGCACCAGTTTAGAAATTGAAGATCTGGTTTTATCGCCTTTGGCCGCGGCCGAAGTCGTTATCGGCGCCAAGCAAAAAGAGCTGGGCGCGGCTTTAATCAATATCGGCTCGTCTACCACGAGTTTAGCGGTTTTTGAAGAAGGCGAACTGCTCCACGCCGCGGTTATTCCCATCGGCTCCGAGCATATAACCGCCGACGTGGCTATCGGCTTAAGGTGCCCGATTAATTTAGCCGAAAGAATTAAGCTTGAATACGGCTCGGCTAAGAGCGATAAATTTACGAAAAAAGACGAAGTGGACGCGAGCGACCTAGCTAAAGAAGAAAATATTTCCGAAGACAGCATGGTGATTTCTAAAAAATACGTGGCGGAAATCATTGAAGCCCGGGTTGAAGAAATTTTTGAAAAAATTGACAATGAATTAAAAAAGATAGACCGTAGCGGGATGTTGCCGGCCGGAGTTTTCTTAATTGGCGGCGGCGCTAAATTAAATGATTTGGTGGAGGTGGCGAAAAATAAATTGCGTTTGCCCGCCTGCTTAGGCTCTAACCAAAATATTTCTTTAGCCATTGATAAAGTTAATGATGTTAATTATCTGACCGCCTTAGGACTCGTCGCCTGGGGCAACCAGTTAACCAAGCGCAAAAAGACTTCAAGAATAAGCTGGCCGACCGGCGGCGCGGCCGGTAAAGGGCTGGAGCAAGTTAAAGAATGGTTTAAGTCGCTGATACCGTAA
- a CDS encoding diacylglycerol kinase family protein, which translates to MIKISRLFKSFGYAYKGLFKTFREEQNLKIQTFVSLAVVILGFYFCISRIEWAILTLVISLVLVAEIANSAVERITDVLKPRINTYVKEIKDIMAAGVLLASLAAIITGAIIFFPYFWEIFKK; encoded by the coding sequence ATGATAAAAATAAGCAGATTATTTAAAAGCTTCGGTTACGCTTATAAAGGATTATTTAAAACTTTCCGCGAAGAGCAGAATTTAAAAATCCAGACTTTTGTCAGTTTGGCGGTTGTAATTTTAGGATTTTATTTTTGCATCAGCCGGATTGAATGGGCGATTTTAACGCTGGTGATCTCTTTAGTTTTAGTCGCGGAAATCGCCAACAGCGCGGTTGAGCGCATTACCGATGTTTTAAAGCCGAGAATTAATACTTATGTCAAAGAGATTAAAGATATTATGGCGGCCGGAGTGTTATTAGCCTCTTTGGCCGCGATTATTACCGGCGCGATTATATTTTTTCCGTATTTTTGGGAAATTTTTAAAAAATAA
- the ybeY gene encoding rRNA maturation RNase YbeY yields the protein MKIEINNQTNYKINLKLVKKVISVFGRVYPVKSPLKRGVKQFNGVNKIKNKEISLAFIGDAEMKKLNLTYRGLNKATDVLSFIGGGDYFGEIIIDYNQVKKQAKQFKNSAEKELIFILTHGLLHLLGYNDKTEKQREKMIKIGEEFIKKHL from the coding sequence ATGAAAATAGAAATTAATAATCAGACTAATTATAAAATTAATTTAAAACTAGTAAAGAAAGTCATAAGCGTTTTTGGCCGAGTTTACCCCGTTAAATCCCCGCTAAAGCGGGGTGTGAAGCAATTTAACGGGGTGAATAAAATTAAAAATAAAGAAATTTCTCTGGCTTTTATCGGCGACGCGGAAATGAAAAAATTAAATTTGACTTATCGCGGCTTAAATAAGGCGACTGATGTTTTATCGTTTATTGGCGGCGGCGATTATTTCGGAGAAATTATTATTGATTATAATCAGGTTAAAAAACAGGCTAAGCAATTTAAAAACAGCGCGGAAAAAGAATTGATTTTTATTTTAACGCATGGCTTGTTGCATCTATTGGGTTATAATGACAAAACGGAAAAACAGCGGGAGAAGATGATAAAAATAGGAGAGGAGTTTATTAAGAAGCATTTATGA